A region of Acidobacteriota bacterium DNA encodes the following proteins:
- a CDS encoding EutN/CcmL family microcompartment protein, with the protein MKIARVTGTVVSTIQHRSFDGQKLLLCDLLDLAGEPTGAYLIAVDSVGAGAGETVLILDEGNGARQVLADPEAPVRAVVVGVVDELALSSS; encoded by the coding sequence ATGAAGATCGCCCGCGTCACTGGCACCGTGGTCTCCACCATCCAGCATCGCTCCTTCGACGGTCAGAAGCTCCTCCTCTGCGACCTCCTCGACCTCGCCGGCGAGCCCACCGGCGCCTACCTCATCGCCGTCGACTCCGTCGGCGCCGGCGCCGGAGAAACAGTCCTCATCCTCGACGAAGGCAACGGCGCCCGCCAGGTCCTCGCCGACCCCGAAGCCCCGGTGCGCGCGGTAGTGGTGGGGGTGGTGGACGAGCTCGCCCTGTCCTCAAGCTGA